A region from the Mustela erminea isolate mMusErm1 chromosome 2, mMusErm1.Pri, whole genome shotgun sequence genome encodes:
- the IDUA gene encoding alpha-L-iduronidase isoform X3, which translates to MGSPSKRFTNFEDKKQVFEWKELVSLVARRYIGRYGLSHVSKWNFETWNEPDHHDFDNVSMTMQGFLNYYDACSEGLRAASPALRLGGPGDSFHPWPRSPLCWGLLGHCHNGTNFFTGESGVRLDYISLHKKGAGSSIYILEQEKATVQQIKQLFPKFADTPIYNDEADPLVGWSLPQPWRADVTYAAMVVKVIAQHQNLLLANTSSAMRYALLSNDNAFLSYHPHYFTQRTLTARFQVNNTRPPHVQLLRKPVLTAMALLALLDRQQLWAEVSQAGTVLDSNHTVGVLASAHRPSGPLDAWRATVLIYASDDTRTHANRSVALTLRLSGVPPGPGLVYVTLYLDNELCSPHGEWQRLGQPVFPSTEEFRRMRAAEDPVAVAPQLFPASGRLTLRPELQLPSLLLVHVCARPEKPPGQVTRLRALPLTSGQVLLVWSDEHVGSKCLWTYEIQFSTDGEMYAPVSSKPSTFNLFVFSPDTAVTSGFYRVRAVDYWARPGPFSNLVHYVEVPAL; encoded by the exons ATGGGCAGCCCCTCCAAACGCTTCACCAACTTCGAGGACAAGAAGCAGGTGTTTGAGTGGAAGGAGCTGGTCTCTCTCGTGGCCAGGAGATACATTG GTCGGTATGGACTCTCACATGTTTCCAAGTGGAATTTCGAGACATGGAATGAGCCAGACCACCACGACTTTGACAACGTGTCCATGACCATGCAAG GCTTCCTGAACTACTACGACGCCTGCTCCGAGGGTCTGCGGGCTGCCAGCCCTGCTCTGCGCCTCGGCGGCCCCGGGGACTCCTTCCACCCCTGGCCTCGATCCCCGCTCTGCTGGGGCCTCCTGGGGCACTGTCACAACGGCACCAACTTCTTCACGGGGGAGTCGGGTGTGCGGCTGGACTACATCTCCCTCCACAAAAAG GGTGCCGGCAGCTCCATCTACATCCTGGAGCAGGAGAAGGCCACGGTGCAACAGATAAAACAGCTCTTCCCCAAGTTTGCTGACACCCCCATTTACAACGATGAGGCGGACCCACTGGTGGGCTGGTCCCTGCCGCAGCCTTGGAGGGCTGACGTGACCTATGCGGCCATGGTGGTAAAG GTCATCGCACAGCACCAGAACCTGCTGCTGGCCAACACCAGCTCGGCCATGCGCTATGCGCTCCTGAGCAACGACAACGCTTTCTTGAGTTACCACCCGCACTACTTCACGCAGCGCACGCTCACTGCGCGTTTCCAGGTCAACAACACGCGGCCGCCGCACGTGCAGCTCCTGCGCAAGCCAGTGCTCACCGCCATGGCGCTGCTGGCCCTGCTGG ACCGCCAGCAGCTCTGGGCTGAGGTGTCGCAAGCCGGGACCGTGCTGGACAGCAACCACACAGTGGGCGTGCTAGCCAGCGCCCACAGACCCAGTGGCCCCCTTGATGCCTGGCGCGCCACGGTGCTGATCTATGCAAGTGACGACACGCGCACCCACGCCAACCGCAGCGTCGCCTTGACCCTGCGCCTGAGCGGGGTGCCTCCCGGCCCGG GGCTTGTCTACGTCACGCTGTACTTGGACAACGAGCTCTGCAGTCCACATGGCGAGTGGCAGCGTCTCGGCCAGCCGGTCTTCCCCTCCACAGAGGAATTCCGGCGCATGCGCGCAGCTGAG GACCCGGTGGCTGTGGCGCCACAGCTCTTCCCTGCCAGCGGCCGCCTGACCCTTCGCCCGGAGCTCCAGCTGCCCTCACTCCTGCTGGTGCACGTGTGCGCGCGCCCTGAGAAGCCACCAGGCCAG GTGACCCGGCTCCGTGCTCTGCCTTTGACCAGTGGGCAGGTGCTTTTGGTCTGGTCGGATGAGCATGTGGGCTCCAA GTGCCTGTGGACCTATGAGATCCAGTTCTCCACGGATGGTGAGATGTACGCCCCTGTCAGCAGCAAGCCGTCGACCTTCAACCTCTTTGTGTTCAGCCCAG ACACCGCCGTCACCTCTGGCTTCTACCGGGTTCGAGCCGTGGACTACTGGGCCCGACCAGGCCCTTTCTCAAACCTTGTGCACTATGTGGAAGTCCCTGCCCTATGA